A DNA window from Buttiauxella agrestis contains the following coding sequences:
- the kdpB gene encoding potassium-transporting ATPase subunit KdpB yields the protein MSRKQQALFEPSLIRQALIDSFKKLTPQVQWRNPVMFIVWVGSVMTTALAIAMFSGKLPGDAPFTAAISVWLWFTVLFANFAEALAEGRSKAQANSLKGVKKTSFARKLRAPHHDAQMDHVPAADLRKGDIVLVEAGDIIPCDGEVLEGGASVDESAITGESAPVIRESGGDFASVTGGTRILSDWLVIQCSVNPGETFLDRMIAMVESAQRRKTPNEIALTILLVALTIVFLLATATLWPFSQYGGVAVSVTVLIALLVCLIPTTIGGLLSAIGVAGMSRMLGANVIATSGRAVEAAGDVDVLLLDKTGTITLGNRQASDFLPAPGIDEKTLADAAQLSSLADETPEGRSIVVLAKQRFNLRERDVQNLHATFVPFTAQTRMSGIDIQDRMIRKGSVDAIRRHVEANGGHFPPQVDTLVEGVARTGGTPLVVAEGANVLGVIALKDIVKGGIKERFAQLRQMGIKTVMITGDNRLTAAAIAAEAGVDDFLAEATPEAKLALIRQYQAEGRLVAMTGDGTNDAPALAQADVAVAMNSGTQAAKEAGNMVDLDSNPTKLIEVVHIGKQMLMTRGSLTTFSIANDVAKYFAIIPAAFAATYPQLNALNVMHLHSPTSAILSAVIFNALIIIFLIPLALRGVSYKPLSAAAMLRRNLWIYGLGGLIVPFIGIKAIDLVLTVCGLV from the coding sequence ATGAGTCGCAAGCAACAGGCGCTATTTGAACCATCGCTGATTCGTCAGGCGCTGATAGATTCCTTTAAAAAGCTCACACCACAAGTGCAATGGCGCAACCCGGTGATGTTTATTGTTTGGGTCGGTAGCGTGATGACCACTGCTCTGGCGATTGCCATGTTCAGTGGAAAACTTCCCGGTGATGCGCCATTCACCGCCGCCATTAGCGTATGGCTTTGGTTTACGGTGCTGTTCGCAAACTTCGCCGAAGCGCTGGCTGAAGGCCGTAGCAAGGCCCAGGCTAATAGCCTGAAAGGGGTGAAGAAAACCAGTTTTGCGCGCAAGTTACGCGCCCCGCATCACGACGCGCAGATGGACCATGTGCCTGCCGCCGATTTACGCAAAGGCGATATCGTGCTGGTTGAAGCGGGCGATATTATCCCGTGTGATGGCGAGGTGCTGGAAGGCGGCGCATCGGTGGATGAAAGCGCGATTACCGGTGAATCCGCGCCGGTGATTCGTGAGTCAGGCGGTGACTTTGCCTCCGTGACTGGCGGGACGCGCATTCTTTCCGACTGGCTGGTGATTCAGTGCAGTGTGAACCCTGGCGAAACCTTCCTCGACCGCATGATAGCGATGGTGGAAAGCGCCCAGCGCCGTAAAACGCCGAACGAAATCGCGCTGACGATTTTACTGGTCGCACTTACCATCGTCTTCTTACTGGCAACGGCAACGCTTTGGCCATTCTCGCAATATGGCGGCGTGGCGGTGAGCGTCACGGTGCTGATTGCCCTGCTGGTTTGCCTGATACCGACCACGATTGGCGGACTGCTTTCGGCCATTGGCGTGGCGGGCATGAGCCGTATGTTGGGTGCAAACGTGATTGCCACCAGCGGGCGTGCCGTAGAAGCGGCTGGCGACGTAGATGTTTTGCTGCTGGATAAAACCGGCACCATTACGCTTGGCAACCGCCAGGCTTCAGATTTCCTTCCGGCTCCCGGTATTGATGAAAAAACATTGGCCGATGCGGCACAGCTTTCGTCGCTTGCCGATGAAACACCTGAGGGCCGCAGCATTGTGGTGCTGGCAAAACAGCGCTTTAACCTGCGCGAACGTGATGTGCAAAACCTGCATGCCACATTTGTGCCCTTCACCGCGCAGACCCGGATGAGCGGCATCGATATTCAGGATCGCATGATTCGCAAAGGTTCTGTCGATGCTATTCGTCGCCACGTTGAAGCCAATGGCGGTCATTTCCCGCCGCAGGTGGATACTCTCGTCGAAGGTGTTGCACGCACTGGTGGCACGCCACTGGTTGTCGCGGAAGGCGCCAACGTACTCGGTGTGATTGCCCTGAAAGATATTGTCAAAGGTGGCATTAAAGAGCGCTTTGCGCAGTTACGCCAGATGGGGATTAAAACCGTGATGATAACCGGGGATAACCGTCTGACTGCTGCTGCGATTGCCGCCGAAGCGGGTGTCGATGATTTTCTCGCGGAAGCGACACCGGAAGCCAAACTGGCACTGATTCGCCAGTATCAGGCGGAAGGCCGTTTAGTGGCGATGACCGGCGACGGCACCAACGATGCCCCGGCGCTGGCGCAGGCAGACGTGGCGGTGGCGATGAACTCCGGCACTCAGGCGGCGAAAGAAGCCGGCAACATGGTGGACCTGGACTCCAACCCAACCAAATTGATTGAAGTGGTGCATATCGGCAAACAGATGCTGATGACCCGTGGCTCGCTGACCACATTCAGTATCGCCAACGACGTGGCGAAGTATTTCGCAATTATTCCCGCCGCGTTTGCCGCGACTTACCCGCAGCTCAATGCGCTGAACGTGATGCACCTGCACTCCCCGACTTCGGCGATTTTAAGCGCGGTGATTTTCAACGCCCTGATCATCATCTTTTTGATTCCACTGGCATTGCGTGGCGTGAGTTACAAACCGCTGAGCGCCGCAGCCATGTTGCGCCGCAATCTGTGGATTTACGGGCTCGGCGGTTTAATTGTGCCGTTTATTGGCATCAAAGCTATCGACCTGGTGCTGACCGTTTGTGGCCTGGTTTAA
- the kdpC gene encoding potassium-transporting ATPase subunit KdpC, giving the protein MTILRPAILLLILLTLITGGLYPLLTTLLGQWWFHEQANGSLIIQANEVRGSSLIGQNFTEAKYLQGRPSATAETPYNPMASGGSNLAGSNPELDKQITERIAALRQENPQANPAVPVELVTASASGLDGQISPEAAAWQIPRIANARGLPVQQVARLVAENTTHPLVGFIGKPVVNVLLFNLALDALQAP; this is encoded by the coding sequence ATGACTATTTTACGTCCCGCTATACTGTTACTGATTTTGCTGACCCTGATTACAGGCGGACTTTACCCGCTTTTGACCACTCTTTTAGGCCAGTGGTGGTTCCATGAGCAGGCCAATGGTTCATTGATTATTCAGGCCAACGAAGTACGCGGCTCCAGCCTGATTGGGCAAAACTTCACCGAAGCCAAGTATTTACAAGGTCGCCCTTCTGCAACCGCAGAAACACCTTATAATCCAATGGCCTCCGGCGGCAGTAATTTGGCAGGAAGCAATCCAGAGTTAGATAAACAAATTACCGAACGTATCGCGGCATTAAGACAGGAAAATCCGCAAGCCAACCCGGCGGTTCCCGTTGAGCTGGTTACTGCGTCGGCCAGTGGCCTGGACGGGCAAATTTCACCAGAAGCCGCCGCCTGGCAAATTCCGCGTATCGCTAACGCGCGCGGTTTGCCCGTTCAACAAGTGGCACGTCTGGTAGCAGAAAATACCACTCACCCACTGGTGGGTTTTATCGGTAAACCGGTGGTGAATGTGTTGCTGTTTAACCTGGCGCTGGATGCTCTCCAGGCACCTTAA
- the kdpD gene encoding two-component system sensor histidine kinase KdpD yields the protein MSQEPLRPNPDKLLEQVNRPSRGKLKIFFGACAGVGKTYAMLQEAQRLRGQGLNILIGVVETHGRQETAALLNGLNILPAKRIHHRGRWVQEFDLDAALARNPALILMDELAHSNAPGSRHPKRWQDVEELLDAGIDVFTTVNVQHLESLNDIVGGVTGIQVRETVPDPIFDAADEIVLVDLPPDDLRQRLHEGKVYISGQAERAIEHFFRKGNLIALRELALRRTADRVDDQMRAWRDNQGEEKVWHTRDAILLCIGHSSGNEKLVRTAARLAAKLGSVWHAVYVETPQLHRLPEHQRRAILASLRLAQELGAETTTLADPAEDKAILRYAREHNLGKIIIGRRTTRRFWNRESFADRLARRAPDLDLVIVALDDKPSAVSPSAQDTRSFSEKWRAQLRGCGVAVALCAVTTFIANQWLMGFDAANLVMLYLLGVVIVALFYGRWPSVLATVISVLSFDLFFIAPHGTLAVSDIQYLLTFAVMLTVGLVIGNLTAGVRYQARIARYREQRTRHLYEMSKALAAERTPQDIAATSELFIKNSFHARAQLLLPDEKGVLVRANGQSEPQNWDEAIARWSFDKGQPAGAGTDTLPGVPYQILPLKTPEKTLGLLIVEPNNLRQLMIPEQQRLLETFTLLTATALERFLLTASEEQARLSSEREQIRNSLLAALSHDLRTPLTVLFGQAEILTLDLASEGSKHAPQANDIRQHVLNTTRLVNNLLDMARIQSGGFNLRKEWLTLEEVVGSALKMLEPGLGGRHIDLDLPDPLLLIHVDGPLFERVLINLLENAAKYAGYQAKIGIRAQALADKLDVEVWDSGPGIPVGQEQKIFDKFSRGNKESAIPGVGLGLAICQAIVEVHDGKIIAANRVEGGASFHVILPLPPPPELAEMNETL from the coding sequence ATGTCTCAGGAACCGCTGCGCCCTAATCCGGATAAATTGCTGGAGCAGGTCAACCGCCCATCGCGCGGCAAGCTAAAGATTTTCTTCGGCGCGTGTGCAGGCGTGGGGAAAACTTACGCCATGCTTCAGGAAGCGCAGCGGCTGCGAGGACAAGGGTTAAATATCCTGATTGGCGTGGTAGAAACTCACGGCCGCCAGGAAACTGCCGCGCTGCTGAACGGGCTGAATATTCTGCCTGCAAAACGGATACACCACCGTGGGCGCTGGGTTCAGGAGTTTGATCTCGACGCGGCGCTGGCACGTAACCCGGCGCTGATCCTGATGGACGAACTGGCGCATAGCAATGCGCCCGGTTCGCGCCACCCTAAGCGTTGGCAAGATGTGGAAGAGTTGCTCGACGCCGGGATTGATGTGTTCACCACCGTCAACGTGCAGCATCTTGAAAGCCTGAACGATATTGTTGGTGGCGTGACGGGAATTCAGGTGCGCGAAACGGTACCCGACCCGATTTTTGACGCCGCCGATGAAATCGTGCTGGTCGATTTGCCGCCGGATGATTTGCGCCAGCGCCTGCACGAAGGGAAAGTGTATATCTCAGGCCAGGCCGAACGCGCCATCGAACACTTCTTCCGTAAAGGGAATTTGATTGCGCTGCGCGAACTGGCCCTGCGCCGCACCGCCGACCGCGTTGATGATCAAATGCGTGCCTGGCGCGATAACCAGGGCGAAGAAAAAGTCTGGCACACGCGAGATGCCATTTTGCTGTGTATCGGCCACAGTTCCGGCAATGAAAAACTGGTGCGCACCGCCGCGCGCCTGGCGGCAAAACTAGGCAGCGTCTGGCACGCCGTTTACGTCGAAACCCCGCAGCTTCACCGGTTACCTGAACATCAACGTCGCGCGATTTTGGCCTCGCTTCGCCTCGCTCAAGAGTTGGGGGCTGAAACCACCACGCTTGCCGATCCGGCAGAAGATAAAGCGATTTTGCGCTACGCACGCGAGCATAATCTCGGCAAGATTATTATTGGCAGACGCACAACACGACGCTTCTGGAACCGGGAATCCTTTGCCGATCGTTTAGCCCGCCGTGCGCCAGACCTTGATCTGGTGATTGTCGCCCTTGACGATAAACCCTCTGCTGTCTCTCCTTCGGCTCAAGACACCCGCAGTTTTAGCGAAAAATGGCGTGCGCAATTGCGCGGATGTGGTGTCGCCGTCGCCCTTTGCGCGGTGACGACGTTTATCGCGAATCAATGGCTGATGGGTTTTGATGCCGCTAACCTGGTGATGCTTTATTTGCTGGGTGTGGTGATTGTGGCGCTGTTTTATGGCCGCTGGCCGTCGGTTCTGGCGACAGTTATCAGCGTGCTGAGCTTCGATTTATTCTTTATTGCGCCTCACGGCACACTAGCGGTTTCTGATATCCAGTACCTGTTGACGTTCGCCGTTATGCTGACCGTTGGCCTGGTTATCGGGAATCTCACGGCGGGCGTGCGCTATCAGGCACGCATCGCCCGTTATCGCGAGCAGCGTACGCGCCATCTTTACGAGATGTCTAAAGCCCTTGCCGCAGAACGTACGCCGCAAGATATTGCCGCGACCAGCGAGCTATTTATCAAAAACAGTTTTCACGCCCGCGCCCAGCTTTTACTGCCTGACGAGAAGGGTGTGTTAGTGCGTGCCAATGGGCAGAGTGAACCGCAAAACTGGGACGAAGCGATTGCCCGCTGGAGCTTTGACAAAGGCCAGCCCGCAGGTGCTGGGACCGATACTTTACCCGGCGTGCCGTATCAAATTCTGCCGCTGAAAACGCCGGAAAAAACACTCGGCTTGCTCATCGTCGAACCCAATAATTTACGCCAGTTGATGATTCCTGAGCAGCAGCGACTGCTGGAAACTTTCACTTTGCTGACGGCGACGGCGCTGGAAAGATTTTTGCTGACCGCAAGTGAAGAACAAGCCCGGCTTTCGAGCGAACGCGAGCAAATTCGTAACTCACTGCTCGCCGCCCTTTCGCACGATTTGCGTACACCTCTAACAGTGTTATTTGGACAGGCGGAAATCCTGACTCTGGATCTGGCCTCTGAAGGCTCTAAACATGCGCCACAAGCCAACGATATACGCCAGCATGTGCTCAATACCACGCGTCTGGTCAACAATTTGCTGGATATGGCGCGGATTCAGTCCGGTGGATTTAATCTGCGCAAAGAGTGGTTAACGCTGGAAGAGGTGGTCGGCAGCGCGTTAAAAATGCTGGAGCCAGGGCTGGGTGGGCGACATATTGATTTGGACTTACCGGATCCTCTGCTATTGATTCATGTTGATGGCCCGCTCTTTGAACGGGTGCTGATAAACCTGCTTGAGAATGCGGCAAAATACGCAGGCTACCAGGCCAAAATTGGCATTCGCGCGCAAGCTCTGGCTGATAAGCTGGACGTTGAAGTCTGGGACAGCGGGCCGGGTATTCCTGTTGGCCAGGAACAAAAGATTTTTGATAAATTCTCCAGGGGTAACAAAGAGTCGGCAATCCCTGGCGTAGGTTTAGGGCTGGCAATTTGCCAGGCGATTGTTGAAGTCCACGACGGAAAAATTATTGCGGCTAATCGGGTGGAAGGCGGAGCCAGTTTTCATGTTATTTTACCCCTTCCCCCGCCGCCAGAACTTGCTGAGATGAATGAGACGCTGTGA
- the kdpE gene encoding two-component system response regulator KdpE: protein MISVLIVEDEKEIRRFLRTALEAESLRVHEAETLQRGLLEAATRKPDLVILDLGLPDGDGIDFIRDFRQWSQTPIVVLSARSDEQVKIDALDAGADDYLSKPFGIGELQARLRVVLRRHASLAQPDPVYQFSNISVDLANRRITRDGAEIHLTPIEFRLLATLLNNHGKVLTQRQLLNQVWGPNAVEHSHYLRIYMGHLRQKLESDPARPAHLLTETGIGYRFML from the coding sequence GTGATATCCGTTCTGATAGTTGAAGACGAAAAAGAGATCCGCCGTTTCTTGCGCACCGCGCTGGAGGCGGAATCGTTACGCGTCCACGAAGCCGAAACGCTGCAACGCGGTTTGCTTGAGGCCGCGACCCGCAAGCCTGATTTAGTGATTCTCGACCTCGGTTTGCCCGATGGCGATGGCATTGATTTTATCCGTGATTTCCGCCAGTGGAGCCAGACGCCGATTGTAGTGCTTTCCGCGCGTAGCGATGAGCAAGTAAAGATTGACGCGCTGGATGCCGGAGCCGATGACTATCTCAGCAAACCGTTTGGGATTGGCGAGCTGCAAGCGCGACTGCGTGTCGTCTTACGTCGCCATGCAAGCCTTGCGCAGCCCGATCCGGTTTATCAGTTTTCAAATATCAGCGTTGATCTCGCCAACCGTCGCATTACCCGGGATGGTGCCGAAATCCACCTCACACCGATCGAGTTTCGCCTGCTTGCCACCCTGCTCAATAACCATGGAAAAGTGCTGACACAACGCCAGTTGCTCAATCAGGTTTGGGGGCCAAATGCCGTGGAACACAGCCACTATTTGCGCATTTATATGGGACATTTACGCCAGAAGCTGGAAAGCGATCCGGCGCGCCCGGCGCATCTGTTGACCGAAACCGGGATCGGTTATCGGTTTATGTTGTAG
- the pgm gene encoding phosphoglucomutase (alpha-D-glucose-1,6-bisphosphate-dependent), whose translation MANHPRAGQPAQQSDLINVAQLTAQYYVLKPEVGNSEHAVKFGTSGHRGSAARHSFNEPHILAIAQAIAEDRAKNGITGPCYVGKDTHALSEPAFISVLEVLAANGVDVIVQQANGYTPTPAISHAILTHNKNGGAQADGIVITPSHNPPDDGGIKYNPPNGGPADTNVTKVVEDRANALLAAGLKDVKRISLDKAWASGHVQEQDLVQPFIEGLVDIVDMAAIQKSGLKLGVDPLGGSGIEYWQRIAKHYNLDLTIVNDHVDQTFRFMHLDKDGAIRMDCSSECAMAGLLALRDKFDLAFANDPDYDRHGIVTPAGLMNPNHYLAVAINYLFQHRPQWGKDVAVGKTLVSSAMIDRVVNDLGRKLVEVPVGFKWFVDGLFDGSFGFGGEESAGASFLRFDGTPWSTDKDGIIMCLLAAEITAVTGKNPQQHYDELAARFGAPSYNRLQASATSAQKAALSKLSPEMVSANTLAGDPITARLTAAPGNGASIGGLKVMTDNGWFAARPSGTEDAYKIYCESFLGAEHRLQIEKEAVEIVSEVLKNAK comes from the coding sequence ATGGCTAACCACCCTCGTGCAGGACAACCGGCACAACAGAGCGATTTGATTAACGTAGCCCAACTGACGGCCCAGTATTACGTGCTGAAGCCTGAAGTGGGGAATAGCGAACACGCGGTGAAGTTCGGAACGTCCGGCCACCGTGGTAGTGCGGCACGTCATAGTTTCAATGAACCTCACATTCTGGCGATTGCTCAGGCAATTGCTGAAGATCGTGCAAAAAATGGCATTACCGGGCCGTGCTACGTTGGCAAAGATACCCACGCGTTATCTGAACCTGCGTTTATCTCCGTGCTCGAAGTGTTGGCTGCAAATGGTGTGGATGTCATTGTGCAGCAGGCAAACGGCTACACGCCAACGCCTGCCATCTCGCATGCAATTCTGACGCATAACAAAAACGGTGGCGCGCAGGCCGATGGCATCGTCATCACGCCTTCGCATAACCCGCCGGATGATGGTGGTATCAAATACAATCCGCCAAATGGTGGGCCAGCTGATACCAACGTCACTAAAGTCGTTGAAGATCGCGCCAACGCATTGTTGGCAGCGGGTCTGAAAGATGTAAAACGCATCTCTCTGGATAAAGCCTGGGCAAGCGGTCACGTACAAGAACAAGATCTGGTGCAGCCGTTTATTGAAGGGCTGGTGGATATCGTTGATATGGCCGCCATCCAGAAATCGGGTCTGAAATTGGGTGTTGATCCGCTCGGCGGTTCCGGTATCGAATACTGGCAGCGCATCGCGAAACACTACAATCTGGATCTGACGATTGTTAACGATCATGTCGATCAAACCTTCCGCTTTATGCATCTGGATAAAGATGGCGCTATCCGCATGGATTGCTCTTCCGAATGCGCAATGGCGGGTTTGCTGGCACTGCGTGACAAATTCGATCTGGCATTTGCTAACGACCCGGATTACGACCGCCACGGTATCGTCACGCCTGCTGGCCTGATGAACCCGAACCACTATCTTGCAGTTGCGATTAACTACCTGTTCCAGCATCGCCCACAATGGGGCAAAGATGTTGCGGTCGGTAAAACGCTGGTTTCTTCAGCAATGATTGACCGCGTGGTCAACGATTTAGGCCGTAAACTGGTAGAAGTACCGGTTGGTTTCAAATGGTTTGTTGATGGTCTGTTTGATGGCAGCTTTGGTTTTGGCGGCGAAGAGAGCGCCGGGGCATCGTTCCTGCGTTTCGACGGCACACCGTGGTCTACCGACAAAGACGGCATCATCATGTGCCTGCTGGCCGCAGAAATTACTGCCGTAACTGGCAAAAACCCGCAGCAGCATTATGACGAACTGGCTGCGCGCTTTGGTGCGCCAAGTTATAACCGTCTGCAAGCTTCTGCGACTTCCGCGCAAAAAGCCGCACTTTCCAAACTTTCACCAGAAATGGTGAGTGCAAACACCCTCGCGGGCGACCCGATTACCGCACGCTTAACGGCAGCACCGGGTAACGGCGCATCCATTGGCGGTTTGAAAGTGATGACCGACAACGGCTGGTTTGCAGCCCGTCCGTCTGGTACTGAAGATGCCTACAAAATCTATTGCGAAAGCTTCTTAGGTGCAGAACACCGTCTGCAAATTGAAAAAGAAGCGGTAGAGATTGTCAGCGAAGTGCTGAAAAACGCGAAGTAA
- the seqA gene encoding replication initiation negative regulator SeqA: MKTIEVDDELYRYIASHTQHIGESASDILRRMLKFTAGQTPATPATTGQTAATAAPAPEAKPVNKARDRVRAVRELLLSDEYAEQKKAVNRFMMVLSTLYTLDAHAFGEATESLHGRTRVYFAGNEQTLLQNGNQTKPKHVPGTPYWVITNTNTGRKCSMIEHIMQSMQFPAELIEKVCGTI; the protein is encoded by the coding sequence ATGAAAACAATTGAAGTTGATGACGAGCTCTATCGCTATATTGCCAGCCACACGCAGCACATTGGTGAAAGCGCGTCCGATATTTTACGGCGCATGCTGAAATTTACCGCCGGTCAAACTCCTGCTACACCTGCAACGACCGGCCAGACGGCGGCAACTGCCGCACCTGCCCCGGAAGCCAAACCCGTAAACAAAGCACGCGATCGTGTTCGTGCGGTGCGTGAATTGCTGCTGTCCGATGAATATGCGGAGCAAAAGAAAGCCGTTAACCGTTTCATGATGGTGCTTTCGACTTTGTATACCTTAGATGCTCATGCTTTTGGTGAAGCGACCGAGTCGCTGCACGGTCGCACCCGTGTCTACTTTGCAGGTAACGAGCAAACGCTGCTGCAAAATGGCAACCAGACCAAACCTAAGCATGTTCCTGGTACGCCATACTGGGTTATCACCAATACCAATACAGGCCGTAAATGCAGCATGATCGAACACATCATGCAATCAATGCAATTCCCGGCGGAATTGATTGAAAAGGTTTGCGGCACAATTTAA
- the ybfF gene encoding esterase has product MKLNARLQTAQQLTSNSPIVLIHGLFGSLDNLGVLARSLGQDHPLLQIDLRNHGLSPRSEEMNYSAMAQDVVETLDEYGIKKAIIIGHSMGGKVAMALTAVAPERIDKLVLIDIAPVDYQVRRHDEIFEAINAVSRANVKTRQQAAVIMREHLNEEGVIQFLLKSFSDGEWKFNVPVLWEQYENIVGWKNIPAWNEPALFIRGGASPYVDESHREQLLSQFPQARAHVVAGAGHWVHAEKPDAVLRAIHRFIGESAAN; this is encoded by the coding sequence ATGAAATTGAATGCTCGCCTGCAAACTGCGCAACAATTGACTAGTAATTCCCCCATCGTCCTTATTCACGGTCTTTTTGGTAGCCTTGATAACCTCGGCGTACTGGCCCGCTCACTGGGGCAGGATCATCCGTTGCTGCAAATTGATCTCCGCAATCATGGGTTATCGCCGCGTAGCGAAGAAATGAACTACTCTGCGATGGCGCAGGATGTTGTCGAAACGCTTGATGAATATGGCATTAAGAAAGCCATTATTATCGGCCATTCCATGGGCGGGAAAGTGGCAATGGCGTTAACCGCCGTCGCCCCAGAACGTATCGATAAATTGGTGCTGATTGATATCGCCCCGGTGGATTATCAAGTGCGCCGCCACGATGAGATTTTCGAAGCGATCAATGCAGTGAGCCGCGCAAACGTGAAAACTCGCCAGCAAGCCGCCGTGATTATGCGCGAGCATCTTAATGAAGAAGGCGTGATTCAGTTTTTGCTGAAATCCTTTTCTGACGGCGAATGGAAATTCAACGTGCCGGTGCTGTGGGAGCAATATGAGAATATTGTCGGATGGAAAAACATCCCTGCCTGGAACGAACCGGCGCTGTTTATTCGCGGGGGAGCATCTCCTTATGTTGACGAATCTCACCGCGAACAGCTGCTTTCGCAGTTCCCACAGGCCCGTGCGCATGTGGTTGCCGGTGCTGGCCACTGGGTTCACGCCGAAAAACCTGATGCTGTTTTGCGCGCAATTCATCGTTTTATCGGTGAATCCGCAGCAAACTGA
- the ybfE gene encoding LexA regulated protein has product MAKEQTDRTTLDLFADERRPGRPKTNPLTRDEQLRINKRNQLKRDKVRGLKRVELKLNNDAVDALNQLAEARNISRSELIEEILLAQLKQHLS; this is encoded by the coding sequence ATGGCAAAAGAACAAACGGACCGTACTACATTAGATCTGTTCGCGGACGAGCGTCGCCCGGGGCGACCAAAAACAAATCCGCTAACGCGTGATGAGCAATTGCGTATCAACAAACGCAATCAACTCAAGCGCGATAAGGTACGCGGCCTGAAGCGAGTGGAGCTAAAGCTCAATAATGACGCGGTAGATGCTCTCAACCAACTGGCTGAAGCGCGCAATATCAGCCGTAGCGAGCTGATTGAAGAGATACTACTCGCGCAACTGAAGCAGCATCTCAGTTAG
- the fldA gene encoding flavodoxin FldA, whose protein sequence is MAIVGIFFGSDTGNTENIAKMIQKQLGKEVAEVHDIAKSSKEDLEGFDILLLGIPTWYYGEAQCDWDDFFPTLEEVDFNGKLVALFGCGDQEDYAEYFCDALGTIRDIIEPRGAAIVGHWPTAGYHFEASKGLADDDHFVGLAIDEDRQPELTAERVQKWVKQVSDELNLADIINA, encoded by the coding sequence ATGGCAATCGTAGGCATTTTTTTCGGCAGCGACACTGGTAACACCGAAAATATCGCGAAAATGATTCAAAAACAGCTCGGTAAAGAAGTTGCTGAGGTGCATGACATTGCTAAGAGCAGCAAAGAAGACCTGGAAGGCTTCGATATTCTGCTTCTCGGCATCCCAACGTGGTATTACGGTGAAGCACAATGCGACTGGGATGATTTCTTCCCGACGCTGGAAGAAGTTGATTTCAATGGCAAACTGGTTGCTCTGTTCGGCTGTGGCGACCAGGAAGATTACGCGGAATACTTCTGTGACGCGTTAGGCACTATCCGCGACATCATTGAGCCACGCGGTGCAGCTATCGTCGGCCACTGGCCAACTGCGGGCTACCATTTCGAAGCCTCTAAAGGTCTGGCTGACGACGATCATTTTGTCGGTCTGGCTATCGACGAAGATCGTCAACCAGAACTGACGGCTGAACGCGTTCAGAAATGGGTCAAACAAGTTTCTGACGAGCTGAACCTGGCTGATATCATCAACGCCTGA
- the fur gene encoding ferric iron uptake transcriptional regulator yields MTDNNTALKKAGLKVTLPRLKILEVLQGPVNHHVSAEDLYKRLIDMGEEIGLATVYRVLNQFDDAGIVTRHNFEGGKSVFELTQQHHHDHLICLDCGKVIEFSDDSIEARQREIASRHGIRLTNHSLYLYGHCAEGDCRTDENAHEISER; encoded by the coding sequence ATGACTGACAATAATACCGCATTAAAGAAGGCCGGCTTGAAAGTCACGCTTCCGCGATTAAAAATCCTTGAAGTGTTGCAAGGGCCGGTGAACCACCACGTCAGTGCGGAAGACCTCTATAAACGTCTGATTGATATGGGCGAAGAGATTGGTCTCGCCACCGTTTATCGTGTACTAAACCAGTTTGATGATGCAGGCATTGTGACTCGTCATAATTTCGAAGGCGGCAAATCCGTGTTCGAACTGACGCAGCAGCATCACCATGACCATCTGATCTGTCTGGATTGCGGCAAGGTTATTGAATTCAGTGATGATTCAATCGAAGCCCGCCAGCGCGAAATCGCATCACGTCATGGCATTCGTCTGACTAACCACAGCCTGTACCTTTACGGTCACTGCGCTGAAGGTGATTGCCGTACTGATGAAAACGCACACGAAATCAGCGAAAGGTAA
- the chiQ gene encoding ChiQ/YbfN family lipoprotein: protein MKKLVLITVMALGLSACAQQQPKTAPEDTKLKQAYSACINTAEGNPDKIQACQSVLNVLGQEKEHQDFAKKETVRTLDYQNCIQATRTGNDQAVKAKCDKIWQEIRANNK, encoded by the coding sequence ATGAAAAAGCTAGTTCTGATTACGGTGATGGCGTTAGGTTTGAGTGCGTGTGCGCAGCAACAACCTAAAACGGCTCCGGAAGATACTAAATTGAAACAAGCGTATAGCGCTTGTATTAACACCGCAGAAGGCAACCCGGATAAAATCCAGGCCTGCCAGAGTGTGTTAAATGTTTTAGGTCAGGAAAAAGAGCATCAGGATTTCGCGAAGAAAGAAACGGTGCGTACCCTGGATTACCAGAACTGCATTCAGGCGACCCGCACGGGTAATGACCAGGCGGTAAAAGCCAAATGCGACAAAATCTGGCAAGAGATTCGCGCTAACAACAAATAA